From the genome of Thermococcus chitonophagus, one region includes:
- a CDS encoding nucleotidyltransferase family protein produces MIIVIDGPDGSGKTTISRQLQKELKYAGINVGYMKFELNIENLLISGFMYKLFKKFFKTYKEVHKKEYGNVLLGKKEASVGYYVLSNFIIVDKALTSIFIKLKNKRKTLIVDAYLYDNLVPFYCRGLVSKRIYETIISLGNIIRGDIEIILDGPSKKLFERRKGIDYDSIEFVECNRRHFKDIAQRLNSPIIYVDSPINMTIKKVHNVILKQLPEYNQEEHLLHILSDPFLDIDGRKDELLSLFDFQKIDWDKVISIAEKQKILLPLLRNVMSLPVDEKIKYKLESDLNKVLKLRHKRLELIKEVVDVFNENNINYAIFKSLPPFFSELDSDLDILIDPDDIPRAIDALKRESWVPTVVAIKNNKRIIDPIILLYPSVGLYKHGFEIDFHDFVPWGNFRILRNEIKDILEYKKKEIMSGIEMYVLPKEYELVFVIAHAICKHRRINLWDIHTLRGLFKKKLNIKKVNYILEKYNIKNLINLFLYVYRIKNIFYWNDVIPKAFDELESLYTNYSRQDWRKVVVKSELSLSTFKRLLSLVGLEDIYNFYREFTPMVRKPKLLYATYKNKWR; encoded by the coding sequence ATGATAATTGTTATCGATGGTCCAGATGGTAGTGGGAAGACAACAATTTCAAGACAACTTCAGAAGGAGTTGAAATATGCAGGAATCAATGTAGGATATATGAAATTTGAGCTTAATATTGAAAATCTTTTAATTAGTGGTTTTATGTACAAGCTATTTAAGAAGTTTTTCAAAACTTACAAGGAGGTGCACAAGAAGGAATATGGAAATGTGCTCCTTGGGAAGAAAGAGGCCTCGGTAGGATATTATGTTTTAAGTAACTTTATAATAGTTGACAAGGCCCTTACATCTATTTTTATAAAATTAAAAAATAAGAGGAAAACACTTATAGTCGATGCATATTTATATGATAATTTAGTTCCATTCTATTGTAGGGGGTTAGTATCGAAGAGAATTTATGAAACTATAATATCTCTCGGAAATATAATCAGGGGGGATATAGAGATAATTTTGGATGGGCCTTCAAAAAAATTATTTGAAAGAAGAAAAGGTATTGACTATGATTCTATTGAATTCGTTGAATGTAATAGGAGACACTTTAAAGATATTGCCCAAAGACTTAATTCTCCAATAATATATGTCGATTCGCCGATTAATATGACTATAAAGAAAGTTCATAACGTGATATTAAAACAGTTGCCCGAATATAATCAGGAAGAGCATTTACTTCATATCCTCAGTGATCCATTTTTAGATATAGACGGAAGAAAAGATGAATTATTGAGTTTATTTGACTTTCAAAAGATCGATTGGGATAAAGTCATAAGTATTGCTGAAAAGCAAAAAATTCTATTACCTCTACTTCGGAATGTGATGTCGCTTCCTGTAGATGAAAAAATTAAATATAAGCTAGAGAGTGATTTAAATAAGGTTTTAAAATTAAGACATAAACGACTTGAATTAATAAAAGAAGTTGTAGATGTCTTTAATGAGAATAATATTAATTATGCTATTTTCAAATCGTTGCCTCCCTTCTTCTCGGAACTAGATTCAGATCTTGACATTCTAATAGATCCAGATGATATACCGAGGGCAATAGATGCTCTTAAGAGGGAATCGTGGGTACCTACAGTGGTTGCTATTAAAAATAATAAGAGGATAATAGACCCAATTATACTTTTATATCCTAGTGTGGGATTGTATAAACATGGGTTTGAAATTGATTTTCATGACTTCGTACCATGGGGTAATTTTAGAATACTACGCAACGAAATTAAGGATATTTTAGAATATAAGAAAAAAGAGATAATGTCTGGTATCGAGATGTATGTCCTTCCAAAGGAATATGAGCTTGTTTTTGTTATAGCCCATGCAATCTGTAAACATAGAAGAATAAATTTGTGGGATATTCATACACTGAGGGGCCTTTTTAAGAAGAAATTAAACATTAAAAAAGTCAATTACATTCTTGAAAAATATAACATTAAGAATTTAATTAATCTTTTCCTGTATGTATACAGGATAAAAAACATTTTCTATTGGAATGATGTTATTCCGAAAGCTTTCGATGAGTTAGAATCCTTATATACAAACTATAGCAGACAAGACTGGAGAAAAGTTGTTGTTAAATCAGAACTTAGTTTATCTACCTTTAAGCGCTTGTTGTCCTTGGTAGGGCTTGAGGATATTTATAATTTCTACAGGGAATTTACTCCAATGGTAAGAAAACCAAAACTACTTTATGCTACATATAAAAATAAGTGGAGGTAA